A region of Paenimyroides aestuarii DNA encodes the following proteins:
- a CDS encoding anti-sigma factor → MNTKEYISSGIIESYILGIATKDEAAILECVMKNNAEVKAAYLEAQKTLEDFATVQAITPPEDLKGKIWSKIQQQANTPTTEPEGNVAPTKPIAKERILVKESNSSWKNWAVAASVLFLISIAGNVFWWEHKEQQQNQINGLTTQLAEQNNALQQVQKKWEVVTNPNIQTITLNGVEQHPDAKALVFWDKETKNVYLHAVNLPEPPEGMQYQLWAIHNGTPISAGMYHPSEDTQVVLSTIGAAQNFAITLEKAGGVAAPTLQNMYVIGAV, encoded by the coding sequence TTGAACACAAAAGAATACATATCGTCTGGAATAATAGAATCGTATATTCTTGGTATTGCTACCAAGGACGAAGCTGCTATTTTAGAGTGTGTGATGAAGAATAATGCAGAGGTTAAAGCCGCTTATTTGGAAGCGCAGAAAACCTTGGAAGATTTCGCAACTGTGCAAGCAATTACACCACCCGAAGACTTAAAAGGAAAAATATGGAGTAAAATACAGCAACAGGCGAACACCCCAACAACCGAACCAGAAGGAAATGTTGCACCCACAAAACCTATTGCAAAAGAGCGCATTCTCGTAAAAGAAAGCAACAGCAGTTGGAAAAATTGGGCAGTTGCAGCATCGGTTCTTTTTTTGATAAGTATTGCAGGAAATGTTTTTTGGTGGGAACACAAAGAGCAACAGCAAAACCAAATAAACGGACTTACGACGCAATTAGCCGAACAAAATAATGCCTTACAGCAAGTGCAAAAAAAGTGGGAAGTGGTGACAAACCCCAATATACAAACCATTACCCTGAACGGCGTAGAACAGCATCCCGATGCAAAAGCCTTGGTGTTTTGGGACAAAGAAACCAAGAATGTGTATCTACATGCAGTAAATTTACCCGAACCTCCAGAAGGTATGCAATACCAATTATGGGCAATTCACAATGGCACACCAATCAGTGCGGGTATGTATCATCCATCGGAAGACACCCAAGTGGTACTTTCAACAATTGGTGCGGCTCAGAACTTTGCCATTACTTTGGAAAAAGCGGGCGGAGTAGCAGCGCCTACTTTGCAAAATATGTATGTTATTGGAGCGGTTTAA